The DNA window ACTCCCCTGAACCACCGTGCTGAGTCAGAATTAGGTcaccctctgcttcctggactagTGTCCTGAGGGGAAGTACAGACAAGACCACTGAAAAACTGCCGTCTCAGGCTGTGGAGTTTGCTCTGGCCCGGGGAGGGCGGGGCAGGAGGGAAAGGTGTCACGTGAGGCTCCTGGCCTGGGAACAGAATGTCCGAGACTCACAGCAGCCAACTGGTCTGGGGAGCCCAGCTCCTGCCTAGTGATTCGCTGTCTTGGAGGCGGGGTTCTCTGGCTGAGCACCCCCTCTGTTCCCAGTGGCTTCCTGAGGACTAACTAATGAGCTCTGTGTCCCGCTAtgtctgggtgggggctgggtggcttCACAATGGGACTCTCTCTGGTTTGAGAAGCCTGCTTTCCCAGGGTGGCctgcctggcttccttcctgccctgcctcGGACCCTGTGCCCTTGCACTGGGTGCTGCCAGTACCCTTCGTCCCAAAGGGGCGCCACTTGTGGGCTCTGGGGTGTGAGTGGCGGACCCTCCCCATCCTAACAGGGTGACCACCATTGCTGCCCGTGGTGTGTGTCAAGGACTcaggcccagctctgctgccagAGGGGCCGCGCCTGAGAGGTGGGACCAGGCTTGCAGGCGCTGGTCTGCACCATTCAGATGCCTGCCCGGCTTACTGGGTGTTCCTGGCCAGGGGTGGCTTTAAACATGCCCTTGGACCCTGCTCTCGGCAGTGACGTGGAGGCCATGGCCCCAAATGAAAGTGGCGGGTGGGGATAGCTGGGCCTGCCTCAGGCATCACTGTAAAAGGCACAGAAAGTACAGAAGCATCTGAAGGCATGATGAGTGGACCCACGGGGCCTCTCAGGGTGGGGAGCCAGAGGTGGGGGGACGGTAGCCATCTAGGGAGGCTGCGGGGTGGTGTCTCCCAGAACACGTTGGAAGGAAGAGGCCAGCAGCCGACTCTAGGAGAGGGCCCCACGGGGTGTTCCCAGCAGGCTGGGAGCTATGGGGGTGGTGAAAGGGACTGGGCTATCTTCCTGACGGTAAGCACACCTGGGGACAGTGTGCATGGCAGATGTGTCTGTCCTGTTTGTGCAGtcccagggctggctgggggcTGTCTAGGCTCTGGTCCCTGGAGTGGTGGCAGCTGCCCTGGGATGAGTGTGCACAGAATGTCACAGGTGCTGCCTGGAACCGGGCTCggggaggcctgggaggcaggtgtgCCAGCAGGAGCACCCCTGTAGGCTTGGCCGAGCTCCTCCCCGCCTTGTTGCCCGACCTGTGTCGCACCAGGGAGGCCTGGAATGAGGGGGCTGGCCTGGTCCCCCCtcactgtctgcttttctctgaaAGGTGTTCCGCTGACACATCTCGCTGTGCAGCTGCTGAGAGCTGACCTTGGACTTGGCCAAGGGGCTGCTTGGGTCTTCCTGTCACCTGTGCAGACCCCTGGGTCGCTCTGTtctctctcacctgccccctgACCGCAGGTGTACTTCGTTCCCTCTTCCAGGTCCTGGCCCatgcacaggtgtgtgtgtgtgtgtgtacacactcgTGTGCACAGTAGGagttctcctccttctccccatgGCACTGTGGCCTCCACTCCCCGGGGGGACGGCTGTCTTTGTCTCCTTGTGACCCACGCACCTGACCCGAGGCTGTGCAACCCACCTGACCCCTCTGCTCAGCCCATTTCTGAATTGCTTCCCCTCGAGTCTGTGCCCAGGAGGTTCAGGGATGGAAACAGCCCCGGCCTCTGGCAGCTTTCCTGCCGCTGAGCATGCTAGGcgagagaaagggaagagtccTCAGAGCCTGGTTATACCAGTCAGGCGGGATCTTGATCTGCTGGCTCAGGCCCCTGGGTGGGGACCTTTCCGCCAGGCAATGGCCCCATCTGACGGGAGGCGTGAGGCTGGAAGGCAGGTAGCTGTGTGGCTAACGCCCAAAGAATGGGGCTGTGTGTCAGGGAGCAGGCTGGGTCCACCGCCTGCCGCCCTTGCTGGCCAGACCCCTGCCTTAGTGCCCACAGTGGGCTCCCATGTCGTGCCTCCACTGTAGCGGATGGCTTTTGCCTGGTTGTACCTGGGCCACAGcttggagggcaggggctggtctCATCGGTGCCCTTGCCCAGGGGCctcaggtggggggtggggacaggagctcCATGTCCCTGCAGGGAGATCGAATGTGGGACCAACATTGTCACATCCCTCACCCTCTTCTCTTCTGTTACATCAAGCACTTGCTTCTGCTTGGCATGAGGTGGCCAGAGCAGTGGCTGCTGGCCATTCTTGTCCCCAGCCTGTGGCCTCGTGGGCTGTGGTGCTTTGCGGGGAGCCCCTGGCCCCTCTGGGTCCTGACCTAGGCATTCTGTCTCATCACATCTCGGACTCAGGCCCTGGGGTTGCACAGAAGCCAGGCCTGGAGGGACGGCTCCCCGGAGGGTAGATGGGCGCCCGGGACTTGCTCTGGGGGTAACGGGGTGAAAGTTGCTGTAGCCACTTGACTCACGTGAGGCCTCCGCAGGGGCAGGTACCTCTCAGTAGCTTCTCTGGCTTTACCTGGGCCCGGAGTGCCCCTGGGGAAGCTCAGTACCCTTCCCTGGTGGGGTGTGAGCAGGCCGCAGGCGCCCCGCCACACCCCGCGGGTCTGACCGAGGGTTGGGTGGCCGTGGGACAGACACAGGGCTGTGGCTGAGCCCTCTCTGGGTGACTAACAAGGCTTTCAGTACAAATTCTGGTGACAGATGAAGCTGCGGGGGTGCCACCTCTGGGCTGGTGGCAGCAACGGGAGCGTTCTTTCATCTGAAGACCACTTGCTCGCTGTCCCACACTCCATGGCCACTGTGAGGAGGGGGGGCGGGCTAGGCAGGGCGCGGCTGAGGACGGCGGAGAGGCCAGGGTGGCCTCGCATTGGTCAGTGCCCCACTGTCCTGTCCTTACTGTCCCGTCCCCATGAGGCCTGGGGCGGGGGTTATTCAGGTCTGATGGGAGGGTTTtcagtttaaaagaaaacctCTGGTTGCTGCTAGATCATAAACGCGAGCGACAAGAATGAAGCAGGGTGCCATGTGGCTGGGCGTGGGGGCAGGAGGCCGGCCTCGGGCCCCTGTGGTTGGAGGTACCTggatgtgggggtggagggtgaagCAAGGGGCCTTGCTTGCCGATTCGGGGAGTTTTGTGCGCTGGTGGCTGCCTGTGTCCGTTCCTTACCAGCCCTGCCTGGCTCCACAGCTGTCTTGTCTTCAGAGGGTGCTCCTTCCCTGACTTGCCTGGGCTGTTCAGAGAACCACCCCCGGCCCCAGAAGGTGGTCTTACTTCTCATCCATGCTCTGGAGGGGCTCCATCCATGGGGAGCCTGAGGCCTCTCTGGGGTGCAGggcttggaggccaggtcgctgTGGAGGCTGCTGCCCCTCCCAGCTCACAGGAGGTGACCCTGGAGGCCCGGTAGGAGGGGTAGTGAGTCACTCTTATCTGCCCTGGCTCACCCagccctcctcacacagcctccCAAGGTCAAGTTCAGGGCTCAGCCTCTGGTGTTCTCTCGCCCTGACGGTTGGTACTGTCAGTGGTGCCTGAGGTGCCATGACCCTGACCCTTGTCCTCTCCCTTCCCGCAGGTCCTGCACCTCAGCGGCAGAGCAGAGGGACAGAGGTAAGCGGCGGCCGCTGCCAACAGATGCTTTCACCTCCACCCCGCTGTCCCCCTCCCCATGGCCTGGGGTCTGGATGGGGCACAGCCAGCCTGGGGGACAAGGGGTGGTGCCGAGTTCTGACCCATGTCCCAAGGCACATCCTCATGGTCCTCGGTCAGTCTGGCTCTGCCTGCTGGTCCAGGTCTGCCATGGGCCTAGGACTCATCCAGGGAGCAGTACGGGTCCAGGGCAAGGTGTCAAACAGCGGGCAGCACAGTGTGGGGGAGCTGTAGGGCATCTTGGGTGCTAGGCCTGAGGGTGGAGCCGGGTGCAGAGCCGGGTGAGTGCTCAGGCCATTTACAGGTGCCAGTAAGAGGGAGAAGCAGTACCAGGCCCACCCGGCCTTTGGAGACCGCAGGGACGGTGTCATCAGTGCCCGCACCTACTTCTATGCCAACGAAGCCAAGTGTGACAGCCACATGGAGACGTTCCTGTGCTGCATTGAGGCTTCAGGTGGGGCCTCGCTCTTTGCTGGCTGTCCCctggccaggccagcctgggccGACTGGCGGCAGGTGGACATGTGGCGGATGTGCGGGAGGCCGGACTGGAGCGCTCATTCAtggctctctctctgtctgggcGGCCCTGGTGGTTTTGCAGAAACCTGGGGTGACccagcgtgggggtgggggagacaggggaGCCACAGGAGAGACTTCGGTCACACTGGGGTCACTCCTGCATCCAGCGCCTCCACGAAGAACCCAGTTGCCTCCAGGAGAGGGcctcccacccctttcctggGTACCAGGTGCCCGGTGTGGACCTTCGGGAAGGCTTTCGATGGGTTGGCGGCCCCCAGTTCTGTCAGAGGCAAGTCTCTGGTCGCACACGGGTGCGCCGAGGGCTGCACCGTTCAGGGAGCTGGTGCTGGATCCTCTTCAATGGAGAATTCCTCTGCACACAGCCTCGAGGCTGAGCACCTGCCCAGGGACGCGGGTAGCTGGGAGGTCACTGAGGCCTTCATGTCCTGTAGTCTTTTGAAAGCCAGCAGGTCACAGTGTCCCCTCCCCCTACTGTGCATTCTCAGCAACCCCCCTGTGATGGGAAAGTGGGGTCTGCACTTTCTGAACACTTTAAGAAAAGGGAGCGAGTGATGGTCAGGAGCAGCCTTCTGAGAGTGGCGCTGGGGAGGCCCCGTCCAGTCAGGCAGACACTTGGCTGTCCAGTGCCCAGTGCCAGGGGCATCTCGGTGCCTCCCTGCCCGCTGCGCCTGAGGACAAATAGACGGGAGGCTCCCATGGAAGCTGAGCTGCGCTCCGGAAGCCAGAGGGCAGACGCAGATGCAGTGGTTGAGCGACTCCCACGCTCCAGCCTGCTCTCCACTCTGTGTGCCTCTGTGCTGTGAGCCTGCTGGGGCAGCCGGTGCCGATGGCATGGGAGAGGAGacggaggcagggagaggggtggtCATCAGGGCTGGGTAGGAATGCGCAGGCCTCCCCACCGCCTTCCTGACCCCTGTGGCAAACGCCAATGAGCCACTGTTCCCACCACCAGGGCAGGTGCGGGGAGCAGCTGTGTGCACTGTGGTTATAAGTGagcacaggctcctggccctggacccccaaccccgcccccaccaccagaGCCCTAAGGGCCCTCCCTGTGGCTTCCCACAGGTGGAGCTAGTGATGACGGCTTCACAGCCATTAAGCTCACCGCGCTGGGAAGACCCCAGGTTCTGGTAAGAGTGGAGAGAGTTTGCAGGACCCTGGGCCAGTCGTGAGCAGTAAGTGAAAGCTCACGAGCCGGTACCTTGGGGCTGGGAGCCAGGTACATGGGTGGGCCGGGGCGGGGGCCAGGGGCTCTGCGGgggtcctgggggcagggagctgggcatGCGCCTGAGATGGCAGCCCAGGCCTGCGCTTGCAGCTGCAGTTCTCGGACGTGCTGACCAAGTGGAGACGGTTCTTTCACCAAATGGCTGCCGAGCAAGGGAAGGCCGGGCTGGCCGCCATGGACACCAGGCTGGAGGTGGCAGCACTGCAGGTGGGCAGCCCTTCCCTAGTGGTGTGAGTGGGTGGacctggtggggctggggaggcgcCCTGCCTGGGAGGGACTGGCGGGGTTGTATCTGAGGTGGGCTCGCAGGGCTGCTGCAGGGCCTGCGGCCTACCCTGAAGCTGCTAGGGTTTGGCTGGGAAGGAGTCTGACCGGAGGCCGAAGACGTACTGGACAGGAGGGTGGTGGAGGGGCGGGCCCTACAGGGAGCAGGGGGCTGCAGGGACGGGCACGGGGCGTCAGGACCTGTGGGGACGGACTCCGCTGTGGGTCAGCAGCCTAGCCTGAACCGCATCCTGCTCTCACTAACGTGTAATCAGGTCCAAGTGGGTCACAATCCGACAGGCAGGAGAACTAAGTGTTAGTGAACGGGACTCGGGGTGCCAGGGGACCGACACCCTCTCACTTCTCAAGGAAAGCGTGGCAAAGATGGGCATCGCATCCAAGAAGGAGATTGAGAGCTGGTTCACCGCGGAGACCCTGGGCGTGTCCGGGTAAGTGCAGCCTCCGGCTGAGAAGGTGGGGGCGTCGGCCCCTCTTCAGCAGGATTCCAGCTGGGTCCCCGCAGCCTCTCCCAGTCCTGGTCACCCTCCTCAAGTCTGTGGGCCTTGAGGTGACGGCTCCAAGGAAGACGCACCCCTGAGATGCTCGGAGTGGGAGCTGACAGGGAACCTGGAGGCCATGGATGAGGGCCAGGGGCTTGGGCACAGGGCCAGGTGACTGTGCTGCTCGGCAGGAGTGCCAGCTGTCCCTGGGCCCCTCCCGGCAGATAGTTGAAGGGTCAGGGCAGCTGAGACCCGGAGAGCCCCTGGCTTTATCCTTagggtgctgggggctgggactGAGGTCCCCGGGGCCCCTGGGCTGACAACAGGAGGCTTCGTGCTCACACGCCATGCCTGCTTCTGCCTGCTTCTCCTGCGTCTGGCTCCCCCGCAGCCCAACATGGCCAGTGGTGGTCTCAGCACAGGCCATGCATTTTCCTAGCTGCTGCCGCCCCTGTGCAGAACATGCacattttttggttttcattttttaaacagaggACGACATTTACATTTTATCTGTCTTTTGAGACTGAACACTGGGGCCGGTTCTGTGGGGATTGGGCTTGGGGGTGCTCTTTTCAGGGGATGGGCTGGTTTGGGGTCTAGGCTCCCCAACAGATCCTGGCACCGTGGGTACGGCTGCCTGGCTGGCTGGAGAAGTGGCCGTCTGCTGACCCACCGTCTCCCGCAGCACCCTGGACCTGCTGGACTGGAGCAGCCTCATCAACAGCAGGACCGAGCTCTCCAAGCACCTGGTGGTTCCTAACATGCAGGTGACACCACGCCCCTCGCCACTGAGCCCTGTCTCGGGATGTGGGGCCGGGAGGGGCAGTGTTCCCTGTTGCCTTAGCCTGCTGCCCTCCTGGGCCCCATGAGACCCCGTGGTCTAGGGGGAAGAAGACAGACCCACTAGTGCcccacagagagggacagagacccGCGAGGACAGGGGTGCCTGGGGAACCTTCACCACATCATCTGCCCTTGAATGCTGGGTCACCCCAAACCTCACTGGCCTGAAAGGGCAACACATTTTATTCCTCTTCGCGGTTCTGGGTGGCTCTCCGGTTTCCCTGCAGTTGTATTCAGAGGGTGACAGGAGTGGGGCCACTGTGGAGGGTCCCCACCCAAACAGCCAGCTGTCAGCCAGGGCTTCCTCACCACGTGGCCGCTGGGTTCCCAGCATGAGTGTCCCCAGGAGCCAGGCAGAAGCTCTGCCACCTCTTCTAGCCTAGCCCCAGAAGTCCCACAGCATCGCTTCTGCCCGATTCCGCCAGTTAAAAGTCAGTCACCAGGCAGGCCTGTGTTCACGGGGATGGATGAGACTCCACCTGCCCGTGGGAGGGGTGTCCAGGAATTTACAGCCGTGTGGAAACCACCTCCTAAGCTGGGATGCGAACAAGCAGCAGAAGCAAACGCTGCCTTCCACAAGCCTCCAGCCTTGGCCACCAAGGGCCCAGCCCCAACTCTTAGACACTGAGGACCCCTCCCCCTAGAGCGCCCGGGACAGGGTTGGTGGGCAGGAGGGGCAAGCAGagggcccagggctgcagaggCCTGCAGAGCGTGTGCTCACCGCCTCCAAGTGCCAGACCATTGCCCGTCTGCCCAGCTCTCTGAAGGCCACCACCAGGGGGTGGTGCCTCCGCCCTGTCAGTCTGTGCTGAACTGAGGCTGTCCCAATCTTCCTGTAGCCGAGGTTCTTTCTCTGAGCCCACTCCCTGCTTGGGGCTGAGACTTCCCCAGTGACTGGATGGGTCAAAGGCCGCTTCCTTAGCTGTCTGGGGCAGAAGGGGGACCCTCAGGTactggggaggctgtgggagCAGATGCTTTGGGCGCAGGTCTGACTTGAGGcagatggctggctggctgggtgggaGGTTACGCCTCCAAGTGGCCTTGTCGCTGGGGCACCAGTTGGCCTCGGGGCAGGGCACTGACCTTCATGCACAAGGAGGGGCCCAGGTGAGGGGGTCTCCCTGGTCCTGGGGACCAGGCAACAGGTATTGGTAGGCtctgggccagggtgggagggcgGGCACTGGCTTCGAGAGAGGTGTGGTCCAGGGCCCCGCTGTGGCCTGACTGCGTGCTGCCCCCCCAGACAGGGCAGCTGGAGCCTCTGCTCTCAGGGTTCAccgaggaggaggagcagcagatGACAAGGATGCTGCAGAGAATGGACATCCTGGCCAAGGTCGAGGGCCTGGGATGCGCCCCGGGGGCTGGGAGGCACCTGCCTCTCCTGAGCCCCCGACAaaccctctctcccacccctgacCTCTAAGAAAGCCTCGGAGGTGGGGGTGCGGCTGATGGTGGATGCTGAGCAGACCTACTTCCAGCCGGCTATCAGCCGCCTGACGCTGGAAATGCAGCGCAGGTTCAACATGGAGAAGCCGCTCATCTTCAACACGTACCAGTGCTACCTCAGGGTGAGGCCCGTCACCTCCCCCACTAGGGTGACTGCGTGGAGGAAAGGCTGGCCCCTGCTGTGGGCCCCTGGTCCCAGACAACAGTGTGGAAGGGGCAGGAAGATGAGGAAGGAGCTTGTTTAGGGCCCACGTGATGTGCTTTCACCCCCAGATGTCAAAGCCTTCACAAGTGACCCTTTTCTCCCATCTCTCGGTCGGGTTCCTCTGAGAAGCTGACAAAGGCTCTGGCCCTTTTCGGGAAGACGACAGGGCTAGAATCGCGCAGGTTCCTCAGTGACGCCTCAGGGCGGGGAGCCCTGTGCCAAATCGAGAATGGGCTGCCGCTGGGGGCCAGTGAGGTGTTCGGaggcggtggggtggggtgggcgtggAGGCTGTGGGGGTAGGGGTTCTCCAGGCAGGTGCCCACCCCCAAGTCAGCCTGAGGAGACTGGCATGTACCATGGCAGCCGGCACCTGGCCTATCCCCTCGCAGGACTGTCTCCAGACCGAACCGAAGAAGCTGCAGGGGGCCTCACTGTCACCATTCCATGGGGGCAGAGGTCAAAGGGCCCCCCTCACCCACACCTGCCTCCCAGATCCTGAGCACCCATAGGGCACAGGGCACCTCAGCCAGCTGCTGCTGTCCTGGTGCCCCTGGCGAACTAGGCCCCTGATGCTCTTGGGCCCAGGAAGGCCCTAGGGGGTGCTGGCTGGAGGGGGGCTGACCTAGGTACTGACTTTTGAGCTTGACTCTGCAGGATGCCTATGACAATGTCACCCTGGACGTGGAACTGGCTCGCCGTGAGGGCTGGTGTTTTGGAGCCAAGCTGGTGAGGGGAGCATACATGGCCCAGGAACGGG is part of the Desmodus rotundus isolate HL8 chromosome 7, HLdesRot8A.1, whole genome shotgun sequence genome and encodes:
- the PRODH gene encoding proline dehydrogenase 1, mitochondrial isoform X2, translating into MALKRILSVVRSGTPRLSPLSTAPATREQPAANPGVVPGRGAAEPVRPPVPTVDFDNTQEAYRSRRSWELARSLLVLRLCASPVLLAHHEQLLHLTRRLLGQWLFNKLMKMTFYGQFVAGEDQESIRPVIQHNRAFGVGSILDYGVEEDLSTEEAERQEMESCTSAAEQRDRGASKREKQYQAHPAFGDRRDGVISARTYFYANEAKCDSHMETFLCCIEASGGASDDGFTAIKLTALGRPQVLLQFSDVLTKWRRFFHQMAAEQGKAGLAAMDTRLEVAALQESVAKMGIASKKEIESWFTAETLGVSGTLDLLDWSSLINSRTELSKHLVVPNMQTGQLEPLLSGFTEEEEQQMTRMLQRMDILAKKASEVGVRLMVDAEQTYFQPAISRLTLEMQRRFNMEKPLIFNTYQCYLRDAYDNVTLDVELARREGWCFGAKLVRGAYMAQERARAAEIGYEDPINPTYEATNAMYHRCLSYILEELKHNAKAKVMVASHNEDTVRFTLRRQCEMLEHLGPLMLGLFISNPPARLPAMEQNRQNPYKSNTRIR